The following coding sequences are from one Formosa haliotis window:
- a CDS encoding alpha/beta hydrolase family protein: MKQLCTLLLLLLVNTMFSQEHLTYQKPHKNILELAEAPLAPSIRIDDSGEHIVLLYRSSYKTIEELSETELRLGGLRINPVTNIGSRTRFYTDIKLSSRQDGTPKTITGLPKQGRYANFTWSPNEAYMSFTNTTSTGVELWILNIAEASVTKLSQANLNANMGNPVTWFKDSKAVLVKVLPAKRQALINTTEAIPTGPTISVSEAGVKAQNRTYQDLLKNKNDEHNFEQLAQSELYKIELDGKSTLWKSANMYRGISFSPDGQYVMLTTIEKPFSYLVPYYRFPSESIVYTDQGDVVKSVLQVPLIEDLPKGFMAERTGKRDLDWRSDKPATLYWAEALDGGDPAVDVPFRDEIFQQDAPFNGKVTSLLKTKDRFRGITWGNDKLAIAYDYWWNTRNTRTYVFNPSAPSEKVKIIFDRNYQDRYSDPGRFVSTKNEFNESILDLNKNSAYLIGDGYSDAGKFPFVDELNLSTNKTKRLYQSKLTDQVESISMALNAKAGEYVVRIESKNEYPNYYIRNINKRNGLKPLTEFENPFKSIQNVKKEVISYKRDDGLDLTGTLYLPTDYEAGKKYPMIMWAYPREFKDKNSAGQNTSNANEFTYPYYGSPIYWVTRGYVVLDDAAFPIIGEGDEQPNDTFRTQLVANAKAAIDAVDDLGYIDRDRVAVGGHSYGAFMTANLLSHSNLFAAGIARSGAYNRTLTPFGFQSEERNYWDAPEIYYNMSPFMNADKMKTPLLLIHGEADNNSGTYPLQSERYFNALKGLGAPVRLVMLPRESHGYSAKESIFHMLWEQDQWLETYVKNKAEVEETK, translated from the coding sequence ATGAAACAGCTTTGCACGCTCCTTTTACTTCTTCTAGTAAACACTATGTTTTCTCAAGAACATTTAACGTACCAAAAACCGCACAAAAACATTTTAGAATTGGCCGAAGCTCCTTTAGCGCCTAGCATTCGAATAGATGATAGCGGAGAACATATTGTTTTACTTTATAGAAGTAGCTATAAAACAATTGAAGAACTCTCGGAAACCGAACTTCGTTTGGGTGGATTACGAATTAACCCTGTTACCAACATAGGAAGTCGTACCAGATTTTATACAGATATTAAACTAAGCTCAAGACAAGACGGAACTCCTAAAACCATTACAGGCTTACCTAAACAAGGGCGTTATGCTAATTTTACATGGTCGCCAAACGAAGCATACATGTCTTTTACAAACACAACAAGCACAGGTGTAGAATTATGGATCTTAAACATTGCAGAGGCATCGGTAACAAAATTAAGCCAGGCTAATTTAAATGCCAATATGGGAAATCCGGTAACTTGGTTTAAAGACAGCAAGGCTGTATTGGTAAAAGTTTTACCTGCAAAACGCCAGGCTTTAATAAACACGACCGAGGCCATACCAACCGGACCTACCATATCGGTTAGTGAGGCTGGAGTAAAAGCCCAAAATAGAACTTACCAAGATTTATTGAAAAATAAAAACGACGAACATAATTTTGAACAATTAGCACAATCTGAATTATATAAAATCGAATTGGATGGAAAATCTACACTTTGGAAATCGGCAAATATGTATCGTGGAATTTCATTTTCTCCAGATGGTCAATACGTCATGCTTACCACTATAGAAAAACCATTTTCGTATTTAGTTCCGTATTACAGATTTCCATCAGAATCTATTGTATATACCGATCAAGGTGACGTTGTAAAGTCTGTATTACAAGTGCCGTTAATAGAAGATCTTCCTAAAGGTTTTATGGCCGAACGCACAGGAAAGCGAGACCTAGATTGGCGTAGCGATAAACCAGCAACTCTGTATTGGGCCGAAGCTTTAGATGGCGGAGATCCTGCTGTTGATGTTCCTTTTCGCGACGAGATCTTTCAACAAGATGCGCCATTTAACGGAAAGGTAACTTCTCTACTAAAAACCAAAGACCGTTTTAGAGGTATTACTTGGGGTAACGACAAGCTTGCCATCGCCTACGATTATTGGTGGAATACACGAAACACGAGAACCTATGTGTTTAACCCATCTGCACCATCTGAAAAAGTTAAAATAATTTTCGACCGCAACTATCAAGATCGATATAGCGATCCCGGGCGATTTGTTTCTACAAAAAACGAGTTTAACGAATCGATATTAGACCTAAACAAAAATTCTGCCTACTTAATTGGAGATGGCTATAGCGATGCCGGAAAATTTCCTTTTGTAGACGAACTCAATTTAAGCACCAACAAAACAAAACGTCTTTATCAATCTAAGCTTACAGACCAAGTAGAAAGCATATCTATGGCTTTAAATGCTAAAGCTGGTGAGTACGTGGTGCGTATAGAATCTAAAAACGAATATCCTAATTATTATATAAGAAACATTAATAAGCGTAATGGCTTAAAACCATTAACTGAGTTTGAGAATCCGTTTAAAAGTATCCAAAATGTAAAAAAGGAAGTTATTTCTTATAAGCGAGACGACGGATTAGATTTAACAGGGACACTCTACTTACCTACAGATTATGAAGCGGGAAAAAAATACCCGATGATAATGTGGGCCTACCCAAGAGAATTTAAAGATAAAAATAGCGCCGGACAAAACACGTCGAATGCTAACGAATTCACCTATCCGTATTACGGTTCCCCTATTTATTGGGTAACTCGAGGCTATGTGGTTTTAGATGATGCTGCGTTTCCAATAATTGGAGAAGGAGACGAACAACCTAACGATACCTTTAGAACACAATTGGTAGCCAATGCAAAAGCTGCTATTGATGCTGTAGACGATTTGGGTTATATAGACAGAGACCGTGTGGCTGTTGGCGGACATAGTTATGGTGCTTTTATGACGGCTAATTTATTATCGCATTCTAATTTGTTTGCAGCAGGAATTGCAAGATCGGGAGCCTATAACAGAACCTTAACTCCATTCGGCTTTCAGAGTGAAGAGCGTAATTATTGGGACGCTCCAGAAATTTATTACAACATGTCACCTTTTATGAATGCCGATAAAATGAAAACGCCCTTGCTATTAATTCATGGGGAAGCCGACAATAATTCGGGTACCTACCCTTTACAAAGCGAGCGCTATTTTAACGCTTTAAAAGGACTAGGAGCTCCTGTACGTTTAGTCATGTTACCACGCGAAAGTCATGGCTACTCGGCAAAAGAATCTATATTCCATATGCTTTGGGAGCAGGATCAATGGCTAGAAACCTATGTTAAAAATAAAGCGGAGGTTGAAGAAACCAAATAA
- a CDS encoding DoxX family protein, producing the protein MLYPWHLYVMSFLYIVAGILHFIKPKTYLRIIPDYLPNPKFLVKLSGAFEIVLGICICIPALKTISIYGLIAMLLVFLLVHFYMLKNEKTGAGIPKWVLILRIPLQFILMYWAYSYITL; encoded by the coding sequence ATGTTATATCCTTGGCATTTATATGTTATGTCCTTTTTATATATCGTTGCTGGTATTTTACATTTTATAAAACCAAAAACCTATCTACGTATTATACCCGATTATTTACCAAACCCCAAGTTCTTAGTAAAATTGAGTGGCGCTTTCGAAATTGTTTTAGGTATTTGCATTTGCATTCCCGCTTTAAAAACAATTTCGATTTACGGACTCATAGCCATGCTCTTGGTCTTTTTACTCGTTCATTTTTATATGCTGAAAAACGAAAAAACAGGTGCAGGTATTCCTAAATGGGTATTAATTTTACGTATCCCTTTACAATTTATTCTTATGTATTGGGCTTATTCGTATATAACACTCTAG
- a CDS encoding alpha/beta hydrolase — translation MKSILTCIICVFSLIGFAQDQKFNSEDLSITNLIDGTLLTPLNADNPNLVILIGGSGPTDRNGNQNFLKNNSLKKLAEQLAIHNIASFRFDKRIVKQIKMRNIDKTILFDDFVSDAQAVLDYFKSKNAYKHIIVIGHSQGSLIGMLIAKDKADGYISVAGPAQTIDNIIIDQISVNAPNYIEDSKKVFAKLKVGETTTDYPAALESIFNIDMQPFFANWMSYNPEEELKTLNMPILIVNGTEDLQVSVTEAERLKTAVPLAQLVIIDKMNHVLVPIESGDPLENTKSYNESARPLSPELINTIVDFIQKI, via the coding sequence ATGAAGTCCATCTTAACTTGTATAATTTGTGTTTTTTCGCTTATTGGATTTGCACAAGATCAAAAATTTAATTCCGAAGATTTATCTATTACCAATCTTATAGATGGTACTTTACTTACTCCCTTAAATGCAGACAATCCCAATCTTGTCATTTTAATTGGAGGATCTGGTCCGACTGATAGAAATGGTAATCAAAACTTTTTAAAAAATAATTCTCTTAAAAAGTTGGCCGAGCAACTTGCTATTCACAACATAGCCTCTTTTAGGTTCGACAAACGCATTGTGAAGCAAATTAAAATGCGAAACATTGACAAGACTATTTTATTTGACGACTTCGTGTCGGACGCACAAGCTGTATTAGACTACTTTAAATCTAAAAACGCTTATAAACATATTATTGTTATTGGCCATAGTCAAGGTAGTTTAATAGGTATGTTGATAGCCAAAGATAAAGCCGACGGATATATATCAGTAGCGGGACCTGCACAAACCATAGATAACATAATTATTGATCAAATTTCTGTCAATGCTCCAAATTATATAGAAGATTCCAAGAAAGTATTTGCCAAGCTTAAAGTAGGCGAAACAACCACAGATTATCCAGCTGCTCTAGAATCTATATTTAATATAGACATGCAACCATTTTTTGCCAATTGGATGAGTTACAATCCTGAAGAAGAACTTAAAACATTAAACATGCCTATATTAATAGTAAATGGCACAGAAGATTTGCAAGTTAGCGTAACAGAAGCCGAACGATTAAAAACCGCTGTTCCATTAGCTCAATTAGTTATCATCGATAAAATGAACCATGTTTTAGTGCCCATTGAAAGTGGCGACCCTCTTGAAAACACCAAATCCTATAACGAATCTGCAAGACCTTTATCTCCAGAATTAATTAATACTATTGTAGATTTTATTCAAAAAATATAA
- the htpG gene encoding molecular chaperone HtpG, which translates to MTKGSINVSVENIFPLIKKFLYSDHEIFLRELISNGTDATLKLKHLTSIGEATVEYGNPMLEVKIDKEGKKLHIIDQGIGMTAEEVEKYINQVAFSGAEEFLDKYKDSAKDSGIIGHFGLGFYSAFMVAEKVEIITKSYKDEPAAHWTCDGSPEFTLESADKTERGTEIILHIADDSTEFLEESRISTLLNKYNKFMPIPIKFGTKEIDDPSHEPATITDKDGKETKEPQRKITVDNIINNPNPAWTKQPSELETEDYQNFYRELYPMQFEEPLFHIHLNVDYPFNLTGILYFPKMTNDMNMQKDKIQLYQNQVYVTDNVEGIVPEFLTMLRGVIDSPDIPLNVSRSYLQADGAVKKISSYITRKVADKLKSLFNENREDFEAKWNDIKIVIEYGMLSEEKFFEKADAFALYPTVDGKYYTYAELTEKIKDAQTDKDGKLVILYASDKETQHSYIEDAKAKGYEVLLLDSPIVSHLMQKLEGSKENITFSRVDADHINNLIKKEDTQISKLSDDEKKTLEEVLKAAIPSEKFMVQLEASDSDATPFIITQPEFMRRMKEMQQTGGGGMQMFGSMPEMYNLIVNTNAPLVSDILNTEAKDEQTRLITQSLDLARLSQGLLKGEELTKFIKRSYEMIK; encoded by the coding sequence ATGACAAAAGGAAGTATTAATGTTTCGGTAGAAAATATCTTTCCATTAATTAAAAAGTTCCTATATAGCGATCACGAAATATTTTTACGTGAATTAATTAGTAACGGAACTGACGCTACGTTAAAATTAAAACATTTAACAAGTATTGGTGAAGCGACTGTAGAGTACGGTAACCCAATGCTAGAAGTAAAGATTGATAAAGAAGGTAAAAAACTTCATATCATCGATCAAGGTATAGGTATGACTGCCGAGGAAGTTGAAAAATACATCAACCAAGTGGCTTTCTCTGGAGCTGAAGAGTTTTTAGACAAATACAAGGATTCGGCTAAAGATTCAGGAATTATTGGTCATTTTGGTCTTGGTTTTTACTCAGCCTTTATGGTTGCAGAAAAGGTTGAAATCATCACGAAATCGTATAAAGACGAACCAGCTGCACATTGGACTTGCGACGGATCTCCTGAATTTACTTTAGAGTCTGCAGATAAAACAGAGCGCGGAACAGAAATTATTCTTCATATTGCAGACGACTCTACAGAATTTTTAGAAGAATCTCGTATTAGTACTTTATTAAACAAATACAACAAGTTCATGCCTATTCCAATTAAATTTGGAACTAAGGAGATAGACGATCCTTCTCATGAACCTGCTACAATTACAGATAAAGACGGTAAAGAAACCAAAGAACCTCAACGTAAAATTACTGTTGATAATATTATAAACAATCCTAATCCGGCTTGGACAAAACAACCATCGGAATTAGAGACTGAAGATTATCAAAACTTTTACCGCGAGTTGTATCCAATGCAATTCGAAGAGCCTTTATTCCACATTCATTTAAATGTAGATTATCCGTTTAATCTTACTGGAATCTTATATTTCCCTAAGATGACAAACGATATGAACATGCAGAAGGATAAAATTCAACTATACCAAAACCAAGTTTATGTAACAGATAATGTTGAGGGTATAGTTCCAGAATTTTTAACTATGCTTCGTGGTGTCATAGATTCTCCAGATATTCCACTTAATGTATCTCGTAGTTATTTACAAGCCGATGGTGCTGTTAAGAAAATCTCTTCTTACATCACTAGAAAAGTAGCCGATAAATTAAAATCGCTTTTCAATGAAAACCGCGAAGATTTTGAAGCAAAATGGAATGACATTAAAATTGTTATTGAATACGGTATGCTTTCTGAAGAAAAATTCTTCGAAAAAGCAGATGCCTTTGCTTTATACCCTACTGTAGATGGTAAATATTATACGTATGCTGAGTTAACTGAAAAAATAAAAGACGCACAAACCGATAAAGATGGTAAGCTTGTTATTTTATATGCTTCAGATAAAGAAACGCAACACAGTTATATAGAAGATGCCAAAGCTAAAGGTTACGAAGTGTTATTGTTAGACTCTCCTATAGTATCGCATTTAATGCAAAAACTAGAAGGATCTAAAGAAAACATTACATTCTCTAGAGTTGATGCCGATCATATTAACAACCTAATTAAAAAAGAAGACACTCAAATTTCTAAATTAAGTGATGACGAGAAGAAAACTTTAGAAGAGGTTTTAAAGGCGGCTATTCCTTCAGAAAAATTCATGGTACAATTAGAAGCTTCAGATAGCGATGCGACACCATTTATTATTACGCAACCAGAATTTATGCGTAGAATGAAAGAAATGCAACAAACTGGCGGCGGCGGTATGCAAATGTTTGGTAGCATGCCAGAAATGTACAATCTTATAGTGAATACCAACGCTCCATTAGTGTCTGATATTTTAAATACAGAAGCTAAAGACGAGCAAACACGATTGATTACACAAAGTTTAGATTTAGCACGTTTATCTCAAGGTTTATTAAAAGGAGAAGAACTTACTAAATTTATAAAACGTAGTTACGAAATGATTAAGTAA
- a CDS encoding DEAD/DEAH box helicase, translating to MSFKDLQLNRPLLRAIAESGYNEPTLVQEKTIPFVLEGKDVITSAQTGTGKTAAFALPILQLLFDNQDAPKRGKKIKALVISPTRELAIQIEENFKNYSKYTNLKSTVVFGGASIEPQIEVLKKGVDILIATPGRLLDLHKQDVVNLDFVETLVLDEADLMLDMGFIDDVKKIERLCSREKQILLFSATMPFKVEQLANTILKSPERVEVSPTSSAAKSVSQLLFYVPKPKKIELCLHLLRNTITGNMLIFRRTKFGVDKLEKTLIKNGFKVESFHGDKTQSDRQAALNNFKDNGANILIATDVAARGIDIDDLDAVINFDIPNIPETYVHRIGRTGRAGNTGMSYSFCSADEKTYIKSIQQLIQKEIAVEENHPYPLDPKAKPEVHKKQGGSKHKKGRKSEGSKKNKKRWY from the coding sequence ATGTCGTTTAAAGATTTACAACTTAACAGACCGCTTTTACGTGCCATTGCAGAATCGGGTTATAACGAACCAACTTTGGTTCAAGAAAAAACTATTCCTTTTGTTTTAGAAGGGAAAGATGTTATTACTTCTGCACAAACCGGAACGGGAAAAACAGCGGCCTTTGCTTTACCTATACTTCAATTATTATTCGATAATCAAGACGCTCCTAAACGGGGTAAGAAGATAAAAGCTTTGGTTATAAGTCCGACACGAGAATTAGCCATTCAAATAGAAGAAAATTTTAAAAACTATAGTAAATACACCAATTTAAAAAGCACGGTTGTGTTTGGTGGTGCTTCAATAGAGCCACAAATAGAGGTCTTAAAAAAAGGAGTTGATATTTTAATTGCAACCCCAGGAAGGTTATTAGATTTACACAAACAAGATGTAGTAAACTTAGATTTTGTAGAAACCTTGGTACTAGACGAGGCAGACCTTATGTTAGACATGGGGTTTATAGACGATGTTAAAAAAATTGAACGTCTGTGTTCTAGAGAGAAACAAATTTTATTGTTTTCGGCTACCATGCCTTTTAAGGTAGAGCAGCTTGCCAATACCATTTTAAAATCGCCAGAACGTGTAGAAGTTTCACCTACATCTTCTGCTGCTAAAAGTGTTTCGCAATTACTGTTTTATGTTCCGAAACCTAAAAAAATCGAATTGTGTTTACATTTGTTACGAAACACCATTACAGGAAATATGCTAATTTTTAGACGTACCAAATTTGGTGTCGATAAATTAGAAAAGACTTTAATTAAAAACGGATTTAAGGTAGAGAGTTTTCATGGCGATAAAACACAAAGCGATAGACAAGCCGCTTTAAACAATTTTAAAGATAATGGGGCTAACATTTTAATTGCTACCGATGTTGCTGCTAGAGGAATAGATATAGACGATTTAGATGCTGTTATTAATTTCGATATTCCAAATATTCCTGAAACCTACGTGCACAGAATAGGCCGTACAGGTCGTGCTGGAAATACAGGAATGTCGTATTCGTTTTGTTCTGCAGACGAGAAAACATATATAAAATCTATTCAGCAACTAATTCAAAAAGAAATTGCTGTTGAGGAAAATCATCCCTATCCATTAGATCCGAAAGCAAAACCTGAAGTTCATAAAAAACAAGGTGGAAGTAAACACAAAAAAGGACGAAAGTCTGAAGGTTCTAAAAAGAACAAGAAACGTTGGTATTAA
- a CDS encoding 6-phosphogluconate dehydrogenase, with translation MKKTILLVLLGLSLLTAAYFAFIYYVPYSTGTRAGELIKISQKGMIFKTWEGEISQGISGAQIFSFSVMDDDQEVIEKLNELQGQYVKLTYVERYKTLFIWGDSKHFVTEVVPDKSPHIDKR, from the coding sequence ATGAAAAAAACCATACTTTTAGTATTATTAGGTCTATCGCTTTTAACAGCAGCCTATTTTGCCTTTATTTATTATGTGCCATATAGTACCGGAACAAGGGCAGGCGAATTAATTAAAATTAGCCAAAAAGGCATGATTTTTAAAACTTGGGAAGGTGAGATTAGTCAAGGAATTAGTGGCGCTCAAATTTTTTCATTTTCAGTAATGGACGACGATCAGGAAGTTATTGAAAAACTTAACGAGCTTCAAGGACAGTATGTAAAGCTTACTTATGTAGAACGCTATAAAACCTTATTTATATGGGGAGATAGCAAGCACTTTGTTACCGAAGTAGTTCCAGATAAATCGCCACATATCGACAAACGATAA
- a CDS encoding FUSC family protein encodes MIKDYLKSIELFFKGSNFYRGLILTVSILIPLISFYYLDLWAFAPSVAIGVFLNAPSDIPGSLRRKINGILLSIVITMITTCIVLFAKPYFTILAIVITVITFFISFFSAYGFRGSLIAFSGLLAMVIALGVQKETGADIIIHSVLIGCGGLWYLLFSLFFHWVIPKKDEDQVLSETLQLTGNYLKIRAKLISKKTNRDKLLHELFQLQSQISEKHETLREMLLTERKRSGRSHFDEKRLLIFISLVDIFELAIANNLDYVKLSNIFSERKQHLKPFITLNKVMGNHLLMLSESIIKGNKIPPKNKLLKALNKASKGIKHYVDDVQLPKAREGAMMLHNLYDYQEKLLQEIRSIRRVMANVKDASKLKLKSTEAAQFITYQEYSPSIFFENISFKSPIFRHTLRLTISVLLAFFLGHFFEIRNAYWIILTIIVIMRPNYGLTKERTKNRIIGTLVGAAFAIAIIMLTTNPVVYAVLAIFSLILAFSLIQQNYRVGAAFITTYIIFVYALMDPNAMSVIKYRVIDTLIGALLSLSATYFLWPNWEYRNLNEVIESVIKNNTIYLLATQKLYHDKNTNKLNYKVHRKEAFLAIGNLNAAFQRMTQDPKSKQRELDLIYKIVTLNHTFLSAIASLGSFIQHHNTTDASKPFDVIINHIKNNLDYTLALLNHEEFKPLNIEAEITEAENNLLFNFQKLSRKRNKEIEKGKTKIDKNLLNDLQEAHLIYNQLTWLKGLSENLKKSTEKYVQVFH; translated from the coding sequence ATGATAAAAGACTATTTAAAATCCATCGAATTATTCTTTAAAGGATCTAATTTTTACCGCGGTTTAATTCTCACGGTTTCCATTCTAATCCCTCTAATAAGTTTTTATTACCTCGATTTATGGGCCTTTGCCCCTTCCGTAGCTATAGGTGTATTTTTAAATGCCCCGAGTGATATTCCTGGAAGTTTAAGGCGTAAAATTAACGGTATTCTTTTAAGCATAGTAATTACCATGATTACCACGTGTATCGTGCTATTTGCGAAACCGTACTTTACCATTTTAGCCATTGTTATTACGGTAATCACGTTTTTCATCTCCTTCTTTTCTGCTTATGGATTTCGCGGATCCTTAATCGCTTTTTCCGGTCTTTTAGCCATGGTTATTGCTCTAGGGGTACAAAAAGAAACCGGCGCAGATATTATTATTCATTCCGTTTTAATAGGTTGTGGCGGACTCTGGTATTTATTGTTTTCCTTATTTTTTCATTGGGTGATTCCAAAAAAAGATGAAGATCAGGTCCTTTCAGAAACCTTACAACTCACTGGGAACTACCTCAAAATTCGAGCAAAACTAATCTCTAAAAAAACGAACAGAGACAAGCTGCTGCACGAATTATTTCAATTACAATCTCAAATCAGCGAAAAGCATGAAACCCTTCGAGAAATGCTACTCACCGAGCGTAAACGTTCTGGTAGATCACATTTCGATGAGAAACGCTTGCTTATTTTTATTTCCTTGGTCGATATTTTTGAATTGGCCATTGCCAACAATTTAGATTATGTAAAACTTAGTAACATATTTAGCGAACGAAAACAGCATTTAAAACCCTTTATAACGTTAAATAAAGTTATGGGGAACCACTTGCTAATGTTATCGGAATCGATTATAAAAGGGAATAAGATCCCTCCAAAAAACAAACTTCTTAAAGCCCTAAATAAAGCTTCTAAAGGGATTAAACATTATGTAGACGACGTACAACTTCCTAAGGCAAGAGAAGGCGCAATGATGCTTCATAATTTGTACGATTATCAGGAAAAATTACTACAAGAAATAAGGTCTATTCGACGTGTAATGGCCAATGTTAAAGATGCCTCAAAATTAAAATTAAAGAGTACAGAGGCGGCACAATTTATTACCTATCAAGAATATTCGCCTTCCATTTTCTTTGAAAACATCAGTTTTAAATCACCTATTTTCAGACATACTTTACGTTTAACAATTTCTGTGTTATTGGCTTTTTTTCTAGGTCACTTTTTTGAAATTAGAAATGCCTACTGGATTATTCTAACCATTATTGTAATTATGCGTCCTAATTATGGTTTAACCAAGGAACGCACCAAAAACAGGATTATAGGAACCTTGGTTGGTGCAGCCTTTGCCATAGCCATTATTATGCTTACTACAAATCCCGTAGTTTATGCCGTTTTAGCCATTTTTTCCTTAATATTAGCCTTTTCATTAATTCAACAGAATTATAGAGTGGGTGCTGCTTTTATAACCACCTACATTATTTTTGTTTACGCTTTAATGGATCCTAATGCCATGTCTGTTATAAAATATCGCGTAATAGATACCTTAATAGGTGCCTTACTTTCCCTCTCTGCAACGTATTTTTTATGGCCTAATTGGGAATATCGCAACTTGAATGAAGTTATCGAATCGGTAATTAAAAACAATACCATCTATTTATTAGCGACTCAAAAATTATATCACGATAAAAACACCAATAAGCTGAATTATAAAGTGCATAGAAAAGAAGCTTTCTTAGCCATAGGAAACCTTAATGCCGCGTTTCAGCGCATGACTCAAGACCCAAAATCGAAACAGAGGGAACTTGATTTAATTTATAAAATTGTAACCTTAAACCACACCTTTTTGTCGGCTATAGCATCATTAGGAAGTTTTATTCAGCACCATAACACCACCGATGCTTCTAAACCTTTTGATGTTATTATCAATCACATAAAAAACAATTTAGATTATACCTTAGCGCTTTTAAACCATGAGGAATTTAAGCCTCTAAATATTGAAGCTGAAATTACCGAGGCGGAAAATAATTTACTTTTTAATTTCCAGAAGTTATCGAGAAAACGAAATAAAGAAATTGAAAAAGGCAAAACTAAAATCGACAAGAATTTACTTAACGATTTACAAGAAGCGCATTTAATTTATAACCAACTAACTTGGCTTAAAGGTTTATCTGAAAACTTAAAAAAATCTACAGAAAAATACGTTCAAGTTTTTCATTAA
- a CDS encoding alpha-ketoglutarate-dependent dioxygenase AlkB family protein, with product MLSDNNPISLQMKDAEVIYYPSFFNISEANQYYNTLLKNVDWQQDEITLFGKTHLQPRLTALFADNNKTYSYSGITMHPHPFNKTLLEIKLKIETESAHLFTTCLCNLYRNGQDSNGWHADNEKELGPDPIIASVSFGAERIFHFKHKENPELKQKLVLKHGSLLLMKKGTQTHWLHQLPKTKKDIGKRINLTFRTIIK from the coding sequence ATGCTGTCCGATAACAATCCTATTTCTTTACAAATGAAAGATGCTGAAGTGATTTATTATCCTTCATTTTTCAATATTTCCGAAGCTAATCAATATTACAATACGTTATTAAAAAATGTAGATTGGCAACAGGATGAAATAACTTTGTTCGGAAAAACACATTTGCAACCTCGCCTAACTGCATTGTTTGCCGATAACAATAAGACTTATTCGTATTCAGGAATTACCATGCACCCTCATCCTTTTAATAAGACGCTATTAGAAATTAAATTGAAGATTGAAACTGAAAGTGCCCATCTTTTTACAACCTGTTTATGTAATTTATATCGCAACGGACAAGATAGTAATGGTTGGCATGCCGATAACGAAAAAGAATTGGGCCCCGATCCTATTATCGCATCGGTATCTTTTGGGGCAGAACGCATTTTTCATTTTAAACATAAAGAAAACCCAGAGTTAAAACAAAAACTCGTACTAAAACACGGCAGTCTTTTACTTATGAAAAAAGGCACACAAACCCATTGGTTGCATCAACTTCCTAAAACAAAAAAAGATATTGGCAAACGTATAAATCTGACGTTTCGAACTATTATAAAATAA
- a CDS encoding M15 family metallopeptidase — MKFKVAFFLFLISFCGFSQLPKGFVYINDVSPSIQLELRYCTAYNFVGEPIYGYHNAVGIVTKETAVALKAVQEELKAQNLSLKIYDAYRPQEAVNHFIAWAKNVNDTLMKPQFYPDINKRYLFRDGYIASRSRHSSGSTVDLTIVHADTGENLDMGSPFDFFGEPSWGSFVKLSKDQKANRMLLQHVMQKHGFRSYSKEWWHFTLRNEPFKNQYFNFPVE, encoded by the coding sequence ATGAAATTTAAAGTTGCCTTTTTCTTATTCCTTATTAGTTTTTGTGGGTTTTCGCAATTACCAAAGGGGTTTGTATATATAAATGATGTCTCGCCAAGTATTCAATTAGAGTTGCGCTATTGTACTGCTTATAATTTTGTGGGCGAGCCTATATATGGCTATCATAACGCCGTTGGTATAGTAACCAAAGAAACTGCAGTTGCCCTAAAAGCGGTTCAGGAGGAGTTAAAAGCACAGAACCTATCGCTTAAAATTTACGATGCTTATCGACCGCAAGAAGCCGTAAACCATTTTATTGCTTGGGCTAAAAATGTAAATGATACTTTGATGAAACCTCAGTTTTATCCTGACATTAATAAAAGGTATTTGTTTAGAGATGGTTATATCGCATCGCGTTCTCGACACAGTAGTGGGAGTACGGTAGATTTAACGATTGTACATGCAGATACTGGAGAAAATTTAGATATGGGTTCGCCTTTCGACTTTTTTGGAGAACCATCTTGGGGGTCTTTTGTAAAGTTAAGTAAGGACCAAAAAGCAAATAGAATGTTACTGCAACATGTTATGCAAAAACATGGCTTTAGAAGTTATAGTAAAGAATGGTGGCATTTTACCTTAAGAAATGAACCTTTTAAAAATCAATATTTTAATTTTCCTGTCGAATAA